TCGTCGGTAGATGCCCCATCGGTTAGATAGAGGACTTCCCCTGACGTGCCCATGGGCCAGTGGCCCGTCCTGCCCAGATCGTCCTCCATTTGCAGGTTAAGGAGGGCTCCGATTCTCCTCAGACTGTCATAATCCGGAGTCGAAGCACAGCCGTAGGGCCAGATAATGTAAGGGCCGTAACTGTGATAACTCAAATAGAAGACGGGATGAATCTCGTCCATGAGAGCGATCATTGCCTGAGTTTCAGGCTCTGAAGTCGCCCCGGTTCCACGGAACGTTTCATCAAAACAGTTCCCGGAAGATCCCCGGCATTCATTCCAGGTTGCCGGATAGTTTCTATTCAGGTCAACAGGACATTGCGGATTCCTGTTTTTTCTCCACCAGATATCGTTATTAAAAACGTATTCAATTCCATCCGGATTTACCATGGGAACAATCCAGATCTCCAGATTGTCGATCCATTCCGTCACCCTGACATCGGTTCCATAATTCGAGGTAAGGTACTCAATCGCATCCCTGGCGATTTCTGAAGTCATGACTTCCCTGGCATGGTGTTGACAATCCATCAGAAAGACCGGCTCATCTTCATCCAGGACCGCATGATCAGAGATTTTGACAGCATATATTTTGTGGCCTTCATAGAGCGAATCCGATAGAACACGCAGTTCCACAATGGATGGATAAGTAGAGGCAATTTCAAGAAGAAAGGCTTCCATCTCACCCGGACTGGTGTAACTATCCAGTGCTCTCATGGAGGGGGAAGTCAATTCCGTTACTGTGAAAGGTGTTTCCGTCCTGAATATCAATTCCTGATACTCATGATCGGATACCACGACATCAACGGTTCCTCCCTCCCTGTCCACTCTGGCAATATCCATCCCGCGGTCAGATAATTCCTGCACGAGAAGGTGTGCCTCCGGGCTGTGCAGCTGAATGATCCGCTTTGCTTGCTGAGCCTGAAGAACCGGCGAAGGGATCAGGAATGATAGAATCATGATGGTAAGAAAAAAACGTACAGATTTCATTTGCGTGCCTCCCTGGAACAGCTGTAAAGGTACTTGCTTACCGGTCCGTAAACCTGGTAAAAAATTTAGTTTGTCTTTCCTCGTTTATTACAACCTGAAACCTGAGATGTCCGGCATGGAATTGCCTTGCTGTCGAAAGGTCCACCGTCCATATTTCTTCTGGAGAAAGAACCTCCACGGTCAGGGGATCATCAGCGATTCTTGCGACCATCCATCCGCGTCCGAGGCTGATTCGTCCCTCAAGGCGAAAAAGATCACCTGCAGCCGCAACACCTGGAATAATGATCAGTGGATCGGGCCCACCCACCAGACATTCATCCTCGATGGGATTCTTGACTGCAGGGAAATGGTCCGGCACACGAAACGTCATGGGGTCTCTTCGACTGAAGGTGAGCGTAAGAACACCGTTGTCATGCAGGGCTGTCCCCTTGCCCATCAATCGTGGTGGGCGA
This sequence is a window from Thermoanaerobaculia bacterium. Protein-coding genes within it:
- a CDS encoding M14 family zinc carboxypeptidase, with product MKSVRFFLTIMILSFLIPSPVLQAQQAKRIIQLHSPEAHLLVQELSDRGMDIARVDREGGTVDVVVSDHEYQELIFRTETPFTVTELTSPSMRALDSYTSPGEMEAFLLEIASTYPSIVELRVLSDSLYEGHKIYAVKISDHAVLDEDEPVFLMDCQHHAREVMTSEIARDAIEYLTSNYGTDVRVTEWIDNLEIWIVPMVNPDGIEYVFNNDIWWRKNRNPQCPVDLNRNYPATWNECRGSSGNCFDETFRGTGATSEPETQAMIALMDEIHPVFYLSYHSYGPYIIWPYGCASTPDYDSLRRIGALLNLQMEDDLGRTGHWPMGTSGEVLYLTDGASTDEPYTRYGTYGYTIEVNSTGSGMFHPDYATWRDKTVERQRNGWGFFLTYLLDGAWVTGHVLDGITGLPLDNATIEIDEMPRDPHQSARLTDFYGRYFFFPIPNASYHLTVSRAGYQSQTVEITMQNAPVLQDIELMPSLFEADLTLQSPHTRE